The following DNA comes from Sporomusaceae bacterium.
ATGTTTGGAAAATAAAAAGTGTGCTAAACCAATAGGAGGGGCGCCATGAATAGGAAAGATTTTATCGTCGGTGCCGGAGCAGGGCTTGTAACTGTCCTGCTGGGCGGTTGCAGCAGCTTTGCATCGCAGGGCAAAGGGCAACAACCGCCAGTTGCCCTGGCAGCAACGAATGGGAATAATGAGAGGGGCAAGAAGATGAAAATTACCGTTATTACAGGCAGTCCGCATAAGGATGGTACATCGGCATTATTGGCGGATAAGTTCATCGAAGGAGCTGGAACAGCCGGCCATGACGTTTTCCGGTTTAATGCGGCGTTCGAGGATGTACATCCTTGCATTGGCTGCGACCGCTGTGGGATGAATGGTCCCTGTATATATAAAGATTCGATGGAAAAGCTCAATCCGGAACTAGTGGCAGCAGAGCTTGTCGCCTTTGTGACCCCTCTTTACTATTACGGTATGTCGGCCCAGATAAAAACCGTCATCGACCGTTTTTATGCCAACAATTCCCGATTGCATGTAACCAAAAAAGCGATGCTGATGGCGACTGCCTATAATTCGAGCGACTGGACCTTTAATGCGCTTACCGAGCATTACAAGACTCTGGTGCGTTATATGGGCTGGGAAGATGCGGGGATGGTAATGGCATACGGGTGCGGTTCAAGAAGCGCCATCGAGCGGACGGATTTCCCCAATCAAGCCTATAAGCTGGGAGCGAATTTATAAAACTACGGCAAGGCTTGTATATGAACAGGCCGAGCAGCCTGCTCATGAACCGTCGCCCACTGCTTGTTGACTACGCGGCGCCACTTACTACAGTCGTCGCACGCGCCATGGCCCGTATAGAAGACAAGGTTTACGAAAGGCGGGAAGTGTATACGTTTTTGTGTAAATGGGTTCCCCCATGCATAACGAGATAAGATCGATATAGTGTTCTAAGTTATACTTTACGGTCGGATTCAGTATACTCATCATTGCCAGGTAGTTATGGATATCATTCCTTTGATATGGAATAATATCCATATTTTTTTTATCGCGTCTCGCTGTGAGGAGAGCACCGCAAATACCGAGACACTCGAAATCAAAGATATCTTCACGGGTTTAATATTTGCGCGCTGGATGCGTGGCTTTTTTCCGATCAGCGCTGCTCGGAATATATACTCCTATTCTGTTTAGAATAATACTGTCTAATTTTCACACGGAGGTCCTCACATGAACACAGCCGCGCACAATATCCGTCTCACAGCCGCTGAGGTTGGCAGTCTCTGGATTCACTTCATGAATGGCAGCCTGTCAAAGTGTACTTTGTCATACTTCCGGGCAAGGACCAAGGACACCGAGATACAGCCGGTCCTTGACACAGCTTTGTCGATGTTGAATTCGCAATTAAATACCATAACGAAGATATTGCAGCAGGAAGAATATCCTCTTCCCGTCGGGTTCACCGATAAGGACGTAATGATGGAGACACCTCGGCTATTTTCCGATCCTTTCCACCTCAACTATGTCAGAAACCTCGCTAAAACCAATATGGTAGCTCATGCTCTATCCGTCTCGATGACGACACGGGCGGATAAGCGTGCCTTGTCTATGCAATCTCTAAAGGACGCCGGCGATCTGGACGAGCAGGCGACCAAGGTGATGCAATCCAAAGGACTGGCGGTCCGTCCCCCGTATATCACCCCTCGTGGTCACGCAGAATATATACAGAGCACCGACTTCCTGGGGAGCTTTTTCGGCCAGCAGCGGATGCTTAGTTCACTTGAAATCACCCACTTATTTCTCAATGCCCAGT
Coding sequences within:
- a CDS encoding flavodoxin family protein; the protein is MNRKDFIVGAGAGLVTVLLGGCSSFASQGKGQQPPVALAATNGNNERGKKMKITVITGSPHKDGTSALLADKFIEGAGTAGHDVFRFNAAFEDVHPCIGCDRCGMNGPCIYKDSMEKLNPELVAAELVAFVTPLYYYGMSAQIKTVIDRFYANNSRLHVTKKAMLMATAYNSSDWTFNALTEHYKTLVRYMGWEDAGMVMAYGCGSRSAIERTDFPNQAYKLGANL
- a CDS encoding DUF3231 family protein, which produces MNTAAHNIRLTAAEVGSLWIHFMNGSLSKCTLSYFRARTKDTEIQPVLDTALSMLNSQLNTITKILQQEEYPLPVGFTDKDVMMETPRLFSDPFHLNYVRNLAKTNMVAHALSVSMTTRADKRALSMQSLKDAGDLDEQATKVMQSKGLAVRPPYITPRGHAEYIQSTDFLGSFFGQQRMLSSLEITHLFLNAQSNAVAKALFIGFSQVAHDEVLRDLFVRAADIVDKHVEIFNTTLKESGVPGPMSLDSDITVSTTPPFSDKLMLYHLVALMNMALGYYASAMGASLRADLMLDYTRLTVEIEKINWEAISLLIDRGWAEQPPMAPDRKKLAYSGKSSL